One part of the Andrena cerasifolii isolate SP2316 chromosome 4, iyAndCera1_principal, whole genome shotgun sequence genome encodes these proteins:
- the LOC143368305 gene encoding cilia- and flagella-associated protein 36, translating into MNDKDDSAWVFDSLIGFLQGPIWSAPLVTFIEEKSLIFEADVEDNDEYQKTYQEYKNLVDLLLGCFMEDMGITPEQFEYACTVNKYTKMPIQFQQNLFEQIWAANEYEIFKRMMIQKNLELQLQALNMIEQKYGLTPASLVYDTDGLQDDALVMEEIIQKHALVDDPEEEQGISSETSLIKEHERLAAKYNSERALLEEALKASQDKTPETESLSSLEEDEEEGKKEEAGKAQKLERTIPVKSVSSKETKPEEQNVSEEDMKKRQTYLKARRDKLVALKKEARSQRLEMNPSRPSSARTVAEATIKGEQELKLPEPLEPSILQVRKALAARLQSEVVRKQMN; encoded by the exons ATGAACGACAAGGACGACAGCGCCTGGGTCTTCGACTCCCTGATCGGTTTCCTTCAGGGTCCCATCTGGTCGGCGCCCCTCGTCACCTTCATAGAGGAGAAATCGCTCA TATTCGAGGCAGACGTCGAGGACAACGATGAATATCAAAAGACGTATCAAGAGTACAAAAATCTAGTGGACTTATTGCTCGGCTGCTTCATGGAGGACATGGGCATCACCCCGGAGCAATTCGAGTACGCCTGCACCGTGAACAAGTACACGAAAATGCCTATACAGTTCCAGCAG AACTTGTTCGAGCAGATATGGGCCGCGAACGAGTACGAGATATTCAAGAGGATGATGATACAGAAGAACCTGGAGCTACAGCTGCAGGCTCTGAACATGATCGAGCAAAAGTATGGCCTCACGCCAGCGTCCCTGGTGTACGATACGGATGGCCTGCAGGATGACGCTCTGGTCATGGAGGAGATAATTCA GAAACACGCGCTGGTGGATGATCCAGAAGAGGAACAGGGTATCTCGTCGGAGACTTCACTCATCAAGGAACATGAACGGTTGGCCGCCAAGTACAACAGCGAAAGAGCTCTGTTGGAGGAAGCTCTGAAAGCATCTCAAGATAAGACCCCAGAAACGGAATCTTTGTCATCGCTAGAAGAAGATGAGGAGgagggaaagaaagaggaagCAGGGAAAGCTCAGAAGCTTGAAAGAACTATTCCAGTTAAATCTGTATCCTCCAAAGAAACAAAACCAGAGGAACAGAAT GTATCGGAGGAAGATATGAAGAAGAGGCAGACCTATCTGAAGGCCAGACGGGACAAATTGGTGGCCTTGAAGAAAGAGGCGAGAAGTCAACGACTGGAGATGAACCCATCGAGACCGAGCTCTGCTAGAACAGTCGCAGAAGCAACCATCAAGGGGGAACAAGAACTGAAGTTGCCAGAACCTCTGGAACCATCCATCCTCCAAGTACGCAAAGCACTTGCTGCTCGCCTCCAGAGTGAGGTTGTGCGTAAGCAAATGAACTAG